From Haloglomus litoreum, the proteins below share one genomic window:
- a CDS encoding RNA-guided endonuclease InsQ/TnpB family protein, with protein sequence MTDDYIRRTAITRLAVEEQQHQLLERTVTAWKRGCQVAVEKGWPRCSSKRALQSRAYDTIRDETGLGSQHAILATHQAAEAISACETRAENGRTVSKPEFSAPTVRYDSRTMTLFDDGTVSLATVESRVRCDLVLPDDQDGYQYQYLDADEWEVTESTLTIRDGEWYLHLGFRRSPPATEQAAAENGTVLGVDLGIEHLAVTSTGRFFAGRELEHRRAEVTKRHRRLQETGTRSAHRTLTRMRRRDRRRTKHDLHRVANGIVEEARDHSCTVIAFEDLTGITDRLPGAEMLHRWAFDQLVTYVEYKAESHGIRVCTVDPRNTSRRCSRTDCDHVAAANRPQRDRFHCQACGYEVHADYNAAKNIGLRAVRCGHTSSHRTGASQCALKSGTISPEEGFHPDSDERAETPVHG encoded by the coding sequence GTGACCGACGACTACATCCGCCGGACGGCGATCACGCGGCTGGCCGTCGAGGAGCAACAGCACCAGCTCCTCGAACGGACGGTCACGGCGTGGAAGCGCGGATGTCAGGTCGCGGTCGAGAAGGGCTGGCCACGCTGTTCCAGCAAGCGTGCCCTCCAGTCACGCGCCTACGATACCATCAGGGACGAAACCGGGCTCGGAAGCCAACACGCAATCCTCGCCACCCACCAGGCGGCCGAGGCGATCAGCGCCTGTGAGACGCGAGCGGAGAACGGCCGCACCGTGTCGAAGCCGGAGTTCTCCGCGCCGACGGTCCGGTACGACTCGCGGACGATGACGCTGTTCGACGATGGCACCGTTTCCCTTGCAACGGTCGAGAGTCGCGTCCGGTGTGACCTCGTCCTGCCCGATGACCAAGACGGCTATCAGTACCAGTACCTCGATGCCGACGAGTGGGAGGTGACCGAAAGCACGCTCACAATCCGGGATGGGGAGTGGTATCTGCACCTCGGGTTCCGTCGGTCTCCCCCGGCGACCGAACAGGCGGCTGCCGAGAACGGAACGGTTCTCGGGGTCGACCTGGGTATCGAGCACCTCGCCGTGACGAGTACGGGGCGGTTCTTCGCCGGTCGTGAACTGGAGCACCGACGGGCGGAAGTCACGAAGCGGCACCGACGCTTGCAGGAGACCGGCACGCGGAGCGCCCACCGAACCCTGACGCGGATGCGACGGCGGGATCGGCGCCGCACGAAGCACGACTTGCACCGCGTCGCGAACGGCATCGTCGAGGAAGCCCGTGACCACTCCTGTACGGTGATTGCGTTCGAGGACCTGACGGGGATTACCGACCGCCTCCCCGGTGCGGAGATGTTACATCGGTGGGCGTTCGACCAACTGGTCACCTACGTCGAGTACAAGGCCGAATCGCACGGCATTCGCGTGTGTACCGTCGACCCACGGAACACGAGTCGCCGGTGTTCGCGGACTGACTGTGACCACGTCGCTGCCGCCAACCGCCCCCAGCGCGACCGGTTCCACTGTCAGGCCTGTGGCTACGAGGTCCACGCTGATTACAACGCTGCGAAGAACATCGGCCTCCGAGCAGTCCGGTGTGGCCACACGTCGTCACACCGGACGGGCGCCAGTCAATGTGCCCTGAAATCCGGGACCATCAGCCCCGAGGAGGGGTTCCACCCCGATTCCGATGAGCGGGCTGAGACGCCGGTCCACGGATAA
- a CDS encoding AAA family ATPase produces MVEAVAVASGKGGTGKTTTTLALGMALAEEHDVTVVDADTGMANLLFHAGLGDADTTLHNVLLGDAPVDAATYDRFGMRVVPCGTSLAAFEAADPERLREAVAALARDTDILLLDSPATLGSKSAVLPVVLADRTVVVLEPTIPALSDGLKVGEYATAYGTDVAGVLFNKIEGSVDDELVERAERHLDAPVLGTIPESGVVPGAIEQDIPLLAHAPESAAAQAYRAAADRFEVQDSDAGTIAKHARSAIQPQQP; encoded by the coding sequence ATGGTCGAGGCGGTGGCTGTCGCGAGTGGGAAGGGTGGAACTGGCAAGACCACCACCACGCTCGCGCTGGGGATGGCGCTGGCCGAGGAGCACGACGTGACGGTCGTCGACGCCGACACGGGGATGGCGAACCTGCTGTTCCACGCGGGGCTCGGGGACGCCGACACGACGCTCCACAACGTGTTGCTGGGCGACGCGCCCGTGGACGCCGCGACCTACGACCGGTTCGGGATGCGGGTCGTCCCCTGCGGCACGTCGCTGGCGGCGTTCGAGGCGGCCGACCCGGAGCGGCTGCGCGAGGCCGTCGCCGCGCTCGCGCGGGACACGGACATCCTCCTGCTGGACTCGCCGGCCACGCTGGGCTCGAAGAGCGCCGTCCTGCCCGTGGTCCTCGCGGACCGCACGGTCGTCGTCCTCGAACCGACCATCCCGGCGCTGTCGGACGGGCTGAAGGTCGGCGAGTACGCCACCGCCTACGGGACGGACGTCGCGGGCGTGCTGTTCAACAAGATCGAAGGCTCGGTTGATGACGAACTCGTCGAGCGTGCCGAGCGGCACCTCGACGCTCCGGTTCTCGGCACGATTCCCGAGAGTGGAGTCGTGCCCGGGGCAATCGAACAGGACATACCACTCCTCGCACACGCCCCCGAATCGGCCGCCGCTCAGGCATACCGCGCGGCGGCTGACCGCTTCGAGGTGCAGGATAGCGATGCTGGGACGATCGCCAAGCACGCACGGAGTGCAATCCAGCCACAGCAACCCTGA
- a CDS encoding DUF7503 family protein, which produces MNSEDAEKTVATYLKEHPRMSGVLFTMLLLLSQAGSAVAGVGTSGAGP; this is translated from the coding sequence ATGAACTCAGAAGATGCGGAGAAGACGGTCGCAACGTACCTCAAGGAGCACCCGCGGATGTCCGGCGTCCTGTTCACCATGCTGCTGCTGCTGAGTCAGGCCGGGAGTGCAGTCGCAGGAGTCGGGACTTCCGGAGCCGGGCCGTAA
- a CDS encoding DUF7504 family protein, producing the protein MGPEGRGDEFGEALAELRRSGSALLVAGAVPDRLHGRTCDELLGTGTDERLFVRASTGPGSAIEPGITDRVLELDAASRGAATAGASASGPGDVASESRDGVVGVGPTLAAAGDAFEAELAALDTAAGQGPRVCVDSVLPLVETAGEEQAFRFLHLLTSRVRQLGGTCHLHLPLGADSETARTFAALVDATVELRLTDDRPEQRWHIHGADVRSDWLSLPGE; encoded by the coding sequence ATGGGTCCAGAGGGACGGGGGGACGAGTTCGGCGAGGCACTCGCGGAGTTGCGGCGGTCCGGCAGTGCGCTGCTGGTCGCCGGCGCGGTCCCGGATCGACTCCACGGGCGGACGTGCGACGAACTGCTCGGTACCGGCACCGACGAGCGGTTGTTCGTCCGGGCCAGCACGGGTCCGGGGTCGGCCATCGAGCCCGGGATCACCGACCGGGTACTGGAGCTGGATGCGGCATCGCGGGGGGCCGCCACGGCCGGGGCGTCGGCCAGCGGCCCGGGCGACGTCGCGAGCGAGTCGCGTGACGGGGTTGTCGGGGTCGGCCCCACGCTGGCGGCGGCTGGCGACGCCTTCGAGGCGGAGCTCGCGGCGCTCGACACCGCCGCCGGCCAGGGCCCACGCGTCTGTGTGGACTCGGTTCTGCCGCTCGTCGAGACGGCCGGCGAGGAGCAGGCATTCCGGTTCCTCCATCTCCTCACCAGCCGGGTCCGCCAACTCGGGGGGACCTGCCACCTCCACCTGCCGCTGGGGGCGGACAGCGAGACGGCGCGGACCTTCGCGGCGCTGGTCGACGCGACCGTCGAACTCCGCCTGACCGACGACCGGCCGGAGCAGCGCTGGCACATCCACGGTGCGGACGTCCGCTCGGACTGGCTCTCGCTCCCCGGCGAGTGA
- a CDS encoding class I SAM-dependent methyltransferase: MRRFGADYLTETRRGMWEDSRDALADLRLSDATAVLDVGCGTGELTAVLREESSGRVVGLDRDSELLAHARNGGPVVRGDARSLPFPDDAFDVVVCQALLVNLPDPAAVVREFARVARERVAAIEPDNAAVTVDSTVDAEAALARRARERYLRGAETDVALGANARAAFEDAGLVDVRSRRYDHERVVEPPYADHEVAAATRKASGADLRERRGTMAGSEEELDALRESWRDMGREVVRQVRDEAYERREVVPFHVVVGHVGGG; the protein is encoded by the coding sequence ATGCGACGGTTCGGCGCCGACTACCTGACCGAGACCCGCCGGGGCATGTGGGAGGACTCGCGCGACGCGCTCGCGGACCTCCGTCTGAGCGATGCCACCGCCGTCCTCGATGTCGGCTGCGGGACCGGCGAACTCACGGCGGTCCTTCGGGAGGAGTCCTCCGGCCGGGTCGTCGGGCTGGACCGGGACTCCGAACTGCTGGCCCACGCCCGGAACGGGGGACCCGTCGTCCGTGGCGACGCCCGCTCCCTGCCGTTCCCCGACGACGCGTTCGACGTGGTCGTCTGCCAGGCCCTGCTGGTGAACCTCCCCGACCCCGCGGCCGTCGTGCGCGAGTTCGCCCGCGTCGCCCGCGAGCGCGTGGCGGCCATCGAACCGGACAACGCCGCCGTCACGGTCGACTCCACCGTCGACGCCGAGGCCGCCCTCGCCCGCCGGGCCCGCGAACGCTACCTTCGGGGCGCCGAGACGGACGTGGCGCTGGGTGCGAACGCGCGCGCGGCGTTCGAGGATGCCGGACTGGTCGACGTCCGGAGCCGGCGCTACGACCACGAACGGGTGGTGGAACCACCCTACGCCGACCACGAGGTCGCGGCCGCGACCCGGAAGGCCAGCGGTGCCGACCTCCGCGAGCGCCGGGGGACGATGGCCGGCAGCGAGGAGGAACTCGACGCCCTCCGGGAGTCCTGGCGCGACATGGGCCGCGAGGTCGTCCGGCAGGTCCGCGACGAGGCGTACGAGCGCCGCGAGGTGGTCCCCTTCCACGTCGTCGTGGGCCACGTCGGCGGGGGCTGA
- a CDS encoding NADPH-dependent FMN reductase → MSPTTEPHVVALCGSLRDASRTRVVLTEALDAARAAGGATELVDLRERDLPRLDPDAPTPPDAAALSETVATADAVLLGTPNYHGSYTGALKDALDHLGRDEFGGATVGLVEVAAGSHPGPALAHLRAVCRTLNAWTVPREVAVPDSHSLVREDGIADADLAERVRRLGEELVRYAGVEQYPEVAGAPGAAGD, encoded by the coding sequence ATGAGCCCCACGACCGAACCACACGTCGTCGCCCTGTGTGGCAGCCTCCGTGACGCGAGCCGGACCCGGGTCGTGCTGACCGAGGCGCTCGACGCTGCGCGCGCCGCCGGCGGGGCGACCGAACTCGTCGACCTCCGCGAGCGGGACCTGCCGCGGCTGGACCCCGACGCGCCGACACCGCCGGACGCTGCCGCCCTCTCCGAGACCGTCGCGACGGCGGACGCGGTGTTGCTCGGCACCCCCAACTACCACGGCTCCTACACGGGCGCCCTGAAGGACGCGCTGGACCACCTCGGCCGCGACGAGTTCGGCGGCGCCACGGTCGGCCTCGTGGAGGTGGCCGCCGGTTCGCATCCCGGGCCGGCGCTGGCACATCTCCGGGCGGTCTGCCGGACGCTGAACGCCTGGACCGTGCCCCGAGAGGTCGCGGTCCCGGACTCGCACTCCCTGGTCCGCGAGGACGGCATCGCGGACGCCGACCTGGCCGAGCGGGTCCGCCGCCTCGGCGAGGAACTCGTCCGGTACGCCGGCGTCGAGCAGTACCCCGAGGTGGCCGGCGCGCCGGGCGCGGCCGGGGACTGA
- a CDS encoding winged helix-turn-helix domain-containing protein, whose translation MEKALWYLIAGTRGGQNRARIVRLLDERPRNANQLADELEVDYNTVRHHLDKLAEHDVVETGGGEYGKLYFLTDRFERNRETFEEITKHL comes from the coding sequence ATGGAGAAGGCGCTCTGGTACCTGATCGCCGGCACGCGGGGTGGCCAGAACCGGGCCCGCATCGTCCGCCTGCTGGACGAGCGGCCCCGGAACGCCAACCAGCTGGCCGACGAACTCGAGGTGGACTACAACACCGTCCGGCACCACCTGGACAAGCTCGCCGAGCACGACGTCGTCGAGACCGGCGGCGGGGAGTACGGGAAACTCTACTTCCTCACCGACCGGTTCGAACGCAACCGCGAGACCTTCGAGGAGATCACCAAGCACCTGTGA
- the citZ gene encoding citrate synthase → MSESEELHKGLEGVLVAESALSYIDGSVGKLVYRGYAIEDLAQDASYEEVLHLLWHGHLPDSEELDAFTDAITEEAAVDDTVLDALAGLAEADEQPMAALRSGVSMLSAADPDDADPRDLEASLEKGRRIVAKIPTLLAAYDRLRRGEDPIEPRSDLSLAANFLYMLTGEVPDDASAEAMDQALVLHADHGLNASTFTSMVVASTFADMYSSVTAGVGALSGPLHGGANQDVMELFFEIEEQGADPVDYVTTKQEQEDGWRVPGYGHRVYKVKDPRAKILEKRAKELSEASGDTTYYDYAKAIETFFTEEKGLDERGIAPNVDFFSGTVYHQLGIPVDMFTPIFALSRAGGWIGHVLEYQEDNRLIRPRGRYVGPENSDFTPLDER, encoded by the coding sequence ATGAGCGAGAGCGAGGAACTGCACAAGGGACTAGAGGGAGTGCTGGTCGCCGAGTCGGCGCTCAGCTACATCGACGGGAGCGTCGGCAAGCTCGTCTATCGGGGGTACGCTATCGAGGACCTGGCCCAGGACGCCAGCTACGAGGAGGTCCTCCACCTGCTCTGGCACGGCCACCTGCCGGACAGCGAGGAACTGGACGCGTTCACCGACGCCATCACCGAGGAGGCCGCCGTCGACGACACCGTACTGGACGCGCTCGCGGGGCTGGCCGAGGCCGACGAGCAGCCGATGGCCGCGCTGCGCTCGGGCGTCTCGATGCTGTCGGCGGCCGACCCGGACGACGCCGACCCGCGTGACCTCGAGGCGTCCCTCGAGAAGGGCCGGCGCATCGTCGCGAAGATCCCGACGCTGCTGGCCGCTTACGACCGACTCCGCCGCGGTGAGGACCCCATCGAGCCTCGCTCGGACCTCTCGCTGGCCGCGAACTTCCTCTACATGCTGACCGGCGAGGTGCCCGACGACGCGTCGGCCGAGGCGATGGACCAGGCGCTGGTGCTCCACGCCGACCACGGGCTGAACGCCTCGACGTTCACCTCGATGGTCGTCGCCAGCACGTTCGCCGATATGTACTCCTCTGTCACGGCGGGCGTCGGCGCGCTGTCGGGGCCGCTCCACGGCGGCGCCAACCAGGACGTGATGGAGCTGTTCTTCGAGATCGAGGAGCAGGGCGCCGACCCCGTCGACTACGTCACGACCAAGCAGGAGCAGGAGGACGGCTGGCGGGTCCCCGGCTACGGCCACCGCGTCTACAAGGTCAAGGACCCCCGCGCGAAGATTCTCGAGAAGCGTGCGAAGGAGCTGAGCGAGGCCTCCGGCGACACCACCTACTACGACTACGCGAAGGCCATCGAGACGTTCTTCACCGAGGAGAAGGGCCTCGACGAGCGCGGTATCGCGCCCAACGTCGACTTCTTCTCCGGCACCGTCTACCACCAGCTCGGCATCCCGGTCGATATGTTCACGCCCATCTTCGCGCTGTCGCGCGCCGGCGGCTGGATCGGCCACGTCCTCGAGTACCAGGAGGACAACCGCCTCATCCGCCCGCGCGGTCGCTACGTCGGCCCCGAGAACAGCGACTTCACGCCGCTCGACGAGCGATAG
- a CDS encoding gamma-glutamylcyclotransferase family protein — protein MLVFVYGTLTDPARAREVLDGPPAYAAAAALEGWHRVDGDYPTLVPGGTCEGRLLEVQRPALHRLDAYEGVDRGLYVRVSVPFEGPGDVPAGTVETYVGDPERLDAPGSWPGEGTLAARVRASIERAAVVVRQVD, from the coding sequence GTGCTCGTGTTCGTCTACGGGACGCTGACCGACCCCGCTCGCGCTCGCGAGGTGCTCGACGGGCCCCCGGCGTACGCCGCCGCCGCGGCCCTCGAGGGGTGGCACCGCGTCGACGGCGACTACCCGACGCTCGTCCCGGGCGGCACGTGCGAGGGGCGGCTCCTCGAGGTCCAGCGCCCCGCACTCCACCGGCTCGACGCCTACGAGGGCGTCGACCGCGGGCTCTACGTCCGGGTCTCGGTACCGTTCGAGGGACCGGGCGACGTGCCCGCGGGGACCGTCGAGACGTACGTCGGCGACCCCGAGCGCCTCGACGCCCCCGGTTCGTGGCCGGGCGAGGGCACGCTGGCGGCCCGCGTGCGTGCGTCCATCGAGCGTGCGGCGGTGGTCGTCCGCCAGGTCGACTGA
- a CDS encoding DUF502 domain-containing protein, whose translation MSSWKRDTARGLIVILPILVTAYIIAWLYSQLAKVPSPLPQQVYGSEFLAELLGVLVLIIVFALLVLSAGYLMRTALGDLVEEAIDDVANQLPGLRVVYNASKMAVETAVSGTEELQAPVKLETWNGLRMTAFKTGKTTEDGRDVLFLPTAPNITTGFVIEVDPEDYTETNERVEDALTRILSAGFGETRDQPLPVDVSGSADGDGVRASEDGTMADGDTTQADGGGPRDTN comes from the coding sequence ATGTCGTCCTGGAAACGAGACACGGCCCGGGGGCTCATCGTCATCCTCCCCATCCTGGTCACCGCGTACATCATCGCGTGGCTGTACAGCCAGCTCGCGAAGGTGCCCTCCCCGCTGCCCCAGCAGGTGTACGGCAGCGAGTTCCTCGCGGAGCTACTGGGTGTACTCGTCCTCATCATCGTGTTCGCCCTGCTGGTGCTGTCGGCGGGCTACCTGATGCGGACCGCGCTGGGGGACCTCGTGGAGGAGGCGATCGACGACGTGGCGAACCAGTTGCCGGGGTTGCGGGTGGTGTACAACGCGTCGAAGATGGCGGTCGAGACGGCGGTGTCGGGGACGGAGGAACTGCAGGCGCCGGTGAAACTGGAGACCTGGAACGGGCTCCGCATGACCGCGTTCAAGACCGGCAAGACGACCGAGGACGGCCGCGACGTGCTCTTCCTGCCGACCGCACCGAACATCACCACGGGTTTCGTCATCGAGGTCGACCCCGAGGACTACACGGAGACGAACGAGCGGGTCGAGGACGCGCTGACGCGCATCCTCAGCGCCGGCTTCGGCGAGACCCGCGACCAGCCACTCCCCGTCGACGTGAGCGGGAGTGCCGACGGCGACGGGGTGCGAGCCAGCGAGGACGGGACGATGGCCGACGGCGACACCACACAGGCCGACGGCGGCGGGCCGAGGGACACGAACTGA
- a CDS encoding beta-ketoacyl-ACP reductase: MLEGQTCLVTGASRGIGRGVAEELGAYGADVVVNYRTSEDRAHEVCDHIEDDCDGRATPAQADVADFDEVQSMVEGVREEFGGIDVLVNNAGITVDKKFENMTREDWDRVMSVNLGGVFNCTKACFEDLCEADDGRLINISSVVGQQGNYGQANYATTKSGLFGFTRTIALEMASSGSTANCVAPGFVATDMLETVPERVQEKILDRIPLNRFATVDDVAGIVRFVASEDAGYMTGQILAVNGGMEW, encoded by the coding sequence ATGCTAGAAGGGCAGACCTGTCTGGTGACCGGCGCCTCGCGAGGCATCGGTCGCGGGGTCGCGGAGGAACTCGGCGCGTACGGTGCTGACGTGGTAGTGAACTACCGGACCTCGGAGGACCGGGCCCACGAGGTGTGCGACCACATCGAGGACGACTGCGACGGCCGGGCGACACCCGCCCAGGCCGACGTCGCCGACTTCGACGAGGTGCAGTCGATGGTCGAGGGGGTCCGGGAGGAGTTCGGCGGCATCGACGTCCTGGTCAACAACGCCGGCATCACCGTCGACAAGAAGTTCGAGAACATGACCCGCGAGGACTGGGACCGGGTCATGTCGGTGAACCTGGGCGGCGTGTTCAACTGCACGAAGGCCTGCTTCGAGGACCTCTGTGAGGCCGACGACGGCCGCCTCATCAACATCTCCAGCGTGGTCGGCCAGCAGGGCAACTACGGCCAGGCCAACTACGCGACGACGAAGTCCGGGCTGTTCGGCTTCACCCGGACCATCGCCCTGGAGATGGCCAGCAGCGGGTCGACCGCCAACTGCGTCGCGCCGGGCTTCGTCGCGACGGACATGCTGGAGACGGTCCCCGAGCGCGTCCAGGAGAAGATCCTCGACCGCATCCCGCTGAACCGCTTCGCCACCGTCGACGACGTGGCGGGCATCGTCCGCTTCGTCGCCAGCGAGGACGCCGGCTACATGACCGGGCAGATCCTCGCCGTCAACGGCGGCATGGAGTGGTAG
- the phaC gene encoding class III poly(R)-hydroxyalkanoic acid synthase subunit PhaC, which translates to MASEDRSGPANPFELALNTQREALETMQDAFDSNRALPDQLDRVGNVEVGATPSEVVYTENKLELLHYESQTDEQHGVPIIIVYALINKPFILDLQPDRSVVRRLLEAGHDVYLIDWNEPSRLDRHLTIHDYVERYIDNCVDVVRERSGQDSINVLGYCMGGTFTAMYAALHPEKVRTLGLMAAGLCFDDTGGVLELWGDDQYYDPRDVPEVFGNMPAEMLDVGFALMDPVANYVSKYVRFYDNVENDDFVENFARMERWLDEGIDVAGDTYVQFLEDIYQGNKLYHNELYLDGKHVDLRNVDMPVLQITGEYDHLIPSEASKPFNEVIGSTDTEVIEYPTGHIGLAVSGSSHRDVWPRVAEWYLEKSATDPEHLAAVEDAVEAAGDIDIDVDHEAALEEGATTEAAVAEEAEAIEDAVESEAAAEVHAEDVDPAGTEGSDIEEVSGIGPTYAERLREGGIVTIAELADADAGTVAELAGVGESRAADWIEQAGN; encoded by the coding sequence ATGGCCAGCGAGGACCGGTCCGGCCCCGCCAACCCGTTCGAGCTCGCGCTGAACACGCAGCGCGAGGCGCTGGAGACGATGCAGGACGCCTTCGACTCGAACCGGGCGCTCCCGGACCAGCTCGACCGGGTCGGCAACGTGGAGGTCGGCGCCACGCCCAGCGAGGTCGTCTACACGGAGAACAAGCTGGAGCTGCTCCACTACGAGTCCCAGACCGACGAGCAGCACGGCGTCCCCATCATCATCGTCTACGCGCTCATCAACAAGCCGTTCATCCTCGACCTGCAGCCCGACCGGTCGGTCGTCCGGCGGCTGCTGGAGGCGGGCCACGACGTCTACCTCATCGACTGGAACGAGCCCTCCCGGCTCGACCGCCACCTCACCATCCACGACTACGTCGAGCGCTACATCGACAACTGCGTCGACGTGGTCCGCGAGCGCTCCGGCCAGGACAGCATCAACGTCCTCGGCTACTGCATGGGCGGCACCTTCACCGCGATGTACGCCGCGCTCCACCCGGAGAAGGTCCGCACCCTCGGGCTGATGGCCGCGGGCCTGTGCTTCGACGACACGGGCGGCGTCCTCGAGCTGTGGGGCGACGACCAGTACTACGACCCCCGGGACGTCCCCGAGGTGTTCGGCAACATGCCGGCGGAGATGCTGGACGTGGGCTTCGCGCTGATGGACCCCGTCGCCAACTACGTCTCGAAGTACGTCCGGTTCTACGACAACGTCGAGAACGACGACTTCGTGGAGAACTTCGCGCGGATGGAGCGCTGGCTCGACGAGGGCATCGACGTGGCCGGCGACACCTACGTCCAGTTCCTGGAGGATATCTACCAGGGCAACAAGCTGTACCACAACGAGCTGTACCTCGACGGCAAGCACGTCGACCTGCGGAACGTCGACATGCCCGTCCTCCAGATCACCGGCGAGTACGACCACCTCATCCCCTCCGAGGCGTCGAAGCCGTTCAACGAGGTCATCGGGAGCACGGACACGGAGGTCATCGAGTACCCGACCGGCCACATCGGACTCGCGGTCTCGGGCTCCTCGCACCGGGACGTGTGGCCCCGCGTCGCGGAGTGGTACCTCGAGAAGTCCGCGACCGACCCCGAGCACCTCGCGGCGGTCGAGGACGCGGTCGAGGCGGCGGGCGACATCGACATCGACGTGGACCACGAGGCCGCGCTCGAGGAGGGCGCCACGACCGAGGCTGCCGTCGCCGAGGAGGCCGAGGCCATCGAGGACGCCGTCGAGTCCGAGGCCGCCGCCGAGGTCCACGCCGAGGACGTCGACCCGGCCGGCACGGAGGGGAGCGACATCGAGGAGGTGAGCGGCATCGGGCCGACCTACGCCGAGCGGCTCCGCGAGGGCGGCATCGTCACCATCGCGGAGCTGGCCGACGCCGACGCGGGGACGGTCGCCGAGCTGGCGGGCGTCGGGGAGAGCCGGGCCGCGGACTGGATCGAACAGGCGGGGAACTGA
- a CDS encoding poly(R)-hydroxyalkanoic acid synthase subunit PhaE, which produces MSDSYDFGQQWSEMAEQMSEAMNESMEQSMEAQSAFVESWSEAMEASMLDEADLAEGFEGYSRAYEVWMDAAEQLLERTEDAAEGEEVSFSELRDIWLQSANEAFKEVMGTSAFAAANGQLVESMMEMQEEANEVSEDTLTQLGMPTMSQMDEVGERLVELERRQHAVEKKLDRVLDALEGGE; this is translated from the coding sequence ATGAGCGATTCGTACGACTTCGGACAGCAGTGGTCGGAGATGGCCGAGCAGATGAGCGAGGCGATGAACGAGTCGATGGAGCAGAGCATGGAGGCCCAGTCGGCCTTCGTGGAGTCGTGGTCGGAGGCGATGGAGGCCTCGATGCTCGACGAGGCGGACCTCGCCGAGGGATTCGAGGGGTACTCGCGCGCGTACGAGGTGTGGATGGACGCCGCCGAGCAGCTGCTCGAGCGGACCGAGGACGCCGCCGAGGGCGAGGAGGTGTCGTTCTCGGAGCTGCGTGATATCTGGCTCCAGAGCGCCAACGAGGCGTTCAAGGAGGTCATGGGCACCAGCGCGTTCGCCGCCGCCAACGGGCAGCTCGTCGAGTCGATGATGGAGATGCAGGAGGAGGCCAACGAGGTCAGCGAGGACACCCTCACGCAGCTCGGGATGCCGACCATGTCCCAGATGGACGAGGTCGGGGAGCGACTGGTCGAGCTGGAGCGCCGCCAGCACGCCGTCGAGAAGAAGCTCGACCGCGTGCTCGACGCGCTCGAGGGAGGGGAGTGA
- a CDS encoding AbrB/MazE/SpoVT family DNA-binding domain-containing protein: MADDENDGLFTPTVLKNLQEAAEGATRQQQRMLQQVLTGGGMAGAASAGDGGAGGLAPQLSSMTQMATFKTRVQSGGRISIPDAEREALDIEEGDIVQTVVIPVKRKRDEDD, from the coding sequence ATGGCAGACGACGAGAACGACGGGCTGTTCACGCCGACCGTGCTGAAGAACCTCCAGGAGGCCGCGGAAGGGGCCACCCGGCAGCAGCAGCGCATGCTCCAGCAGGTGCTGACCGGCGGCGGGATGGCGGGTGCCGCGAGCGCCGGCGATGGCGGCGCCGGCGGGCTCGCCCCCCAGCTCAGCTCGATGACGCAGATGGCGACGTTCAAGACCCGCGTCCAGTCCGGCGGCCGCATCTCCATCCCGGACGCGGAGCGCGAGGCGCTCGACATCGAGGAGGGCGACATCGTCCAGACGGTCGTCATCCCGGTCAAGCGCAAGCGCGACGAGGACGACTGA